A portion of the Leptospira kanakyensis genome contains these proteins:
- a CDS encoding response regulator → MNRPKVYKVLLLEDDESSAKLLLHTLERYNFDVTHVADGMSGLTKIRNNSYDLVISDVNMPYLDGISFLEKGKEMLKMTPVIMLTAVGEKDQVKRAALSHVTAYLLKPIANQALLEKIALVLQLKPENIIDKKEFPLVINVSELSISQMLLEIKGCPGKKSLDEIYDRFMLSLGGRGSFTNLRINLDNTFFYEVRSLQILDDLIAKILKQTNIRASSLFLDSEFFNNNVVDLQPYSYLTEVNIISK, encoded by the coding sequence ATGAACCGTCCAAAAGTTTATAAAGTTCTTTTACTCGAAGATGATGAAAGTAGTGCTAAACTATTGTTACATACTTTGGAAAGATATAACTTTGATGTCACTCATGTTGCGGATGGGATGTCAGGCCTTACCAAAATCAGAAACAATAGTTATGATTTGGTGATCAGTGATGTCAATATGCCTTATCTCGATGGAATCAGTTTTTTAGAGAAAGGGAAAGAGATGTTGAAGATGACTCCTGTCATCATGTTGACCGCAGTGGGTGAAAAAGACCAAGTCAAGAGAGCTGCTCTCAGTCACGTGACAGCTTATCTTTTGAAGCCGATTGCCAACCAAGCTCTTCTTGAAAAAATCGCATTAGTTTTGCAGTTAAAACCAGAGAACATCATTGATAAAAAAGAATTTCCTTTGGTGATCAATGTCTCTGAACTTTCCATTTCACAAATGCTTTTGGAGATTAAGGGTTGTCCGGGTAAAAAATCTTTAGATGAGATTTACGATCGATTTATGTTATCTCTGGGGGGACGAGGTAGTTTTACCAATTTGAGAATCAATCTCGATAACACCTTCTTTTATGAAGTCAGATCCTTACAAATCTTGGACGATCTCATTGCAAAAATACTCAAACAGACCAATATCCGAGCAAGTTCCTTGTTTTTAGATTCGGAGTTCTTCAATAACAATGTAGTGGATTTGCAACCGTACTCTTATCTTACCGAAGTAAATATAATTTCAAAATGA
- the aroC gene encoding chorismate synthase produces MPSSWGKIFRVSTYGESHGTSVGVVVDGVPAGLPFPEEEIQKDLTRRRPGQNDLTTPRDEKDRMVVESGVFQGKTTGSPILMKVNNQNTIGSDYDEMAHVFRPSHADYTYSEKYGHRAHVGGGRSSVRETIGRVAAAGLARVILERELGISTVGWVDSIGPIDSNIGESEFPITRDIVDNFPTRCPKQSVNDEMEVLIRKLRDEGDSVGGVVKIVVRNLPPGLGDPVYDKLDADLAKAILSISACKGFEVGSGFSGTRQTGRVHNDEFYIEAGTGKVKTRTNNSGGIQGGISNGMDLILRAAFKPTSTIKLEQKTINDKKEETILKAKGRHDACVLPRAVPIVEAVVNLVLVDAYLYQRALQPKWFMKYANLDSIPEQ; encoded by the coding sequence ATGCCTTCAAGTTGGGGAAAAATTTTCAGAGTGTCTACCTATGGTGAATCCCACGGAACTTCCGTCGGTGTGGTTGTGGATGGAGTCCCAGCTGGTTTGCCTTTTCCAGAAGAAGAAATCCAAAAAGATTTAACGCGCCGTAGACCAGGCCAAAATGATCTCACCACTCCAAGAGATGAAAAGGATCGGATGGTTGTGGAATCGGGTGTGTTCCAAGGAAAAACAACGGGAAGCCCGATCCTTATGAAAGTGAACAACCAAAACACCATTGGAAGTGACTACGATGAAATGGCCCATGTCTTCCGGCCTTCTCATGCCGATTATACTTATTCAGAAAAATACGGTCACCGTGCGCATGTAGGTGGTGGTCGGTCTTCCGTTCGAGAAACGATCGGTAGGGTTGCCGCTGCAGGTCTTGCCCGTGTGATCTTAGAACGCGAGTTAGGAATCTCAACCGTTGGTTGGGTAGATTCGATTGGTCCAATTGATTCTAATATTGGTGAATCTGAATTTCCTATCACAAGAGATATTGTAGATAATTTTCCAACGAGATGTCCTAAACAATCTGTGAACGATGAAATGGAAGTTCTCATTCGTAAACTTAGAGATGAAGGAGATTCTGTGGGTGGGGTTGTAAAAATTGTCGTTCGCAATTTACCTCCTGGCCTCGGTGATCCCGTCTATGACAAGTTAGATGCCGATTTGGCAAAAGCAATTTTATCAATTTCTGCTTGTAAGGGATTTGAAGTGGGTTCGGGATTTTCTGGTACTCGCCAAACAGGAAGAGTTCACAACGATGAATTTTATATTGAAGCAGGGACAGGAAAAGTAAAAACAAGAACTAATAATTCTGGTGGAATCCAAGGTGGAATTTCCAACGGAATGGATTTGATCCTTCGCGCGGCTTTTAAACCTACTTCTACAATCAAACTAGAACAAAAAACCATTAACGATAAAAAAGAAGAAACCATTTTAAAAGCGAAAGGTCGTCATGATGCTTGCGTTTTGCCAAGAGCCGTTCCCATTGTGGAAGCTGTGGTAAATCTTGTGCTTGTGGATGCTTATCTTTATCAAAGAGCCTTACAACCAAAATGGTTTATGAAATATGCGAATTTAGATTCGATTCCAGAGCAATAA